A single genomic interval of Novosphingobium ginsenosidimutans harbors:
- the radC gene encoding RadC family protein — MSDEESAEPHHGTGHRARLRARLLGGGAEALADHEVIEYLLMLAIPRKDVKPLAKSLLARFGSLAGVLNADAKALALHPGMGETSAAALKIVALGARRLARAELSEAPVLASWQTLIDYLTIDMAHLTHERVRVLYLDTRNRLILDHLESEGALDEAAIHPRNVVKRALDVGAAALILVHNHPSGSPEPSRADIQITNRIAEAGRLLGIVVHDHVIVGRHGHTSLRAKGLV, encoded by the coding sequence GTGAGCGACGAAGAGTCCGCCGAACCGCATCACGGTACCGGCCACCGGGCCCGGCTGCGCGCGCGGCTGCTGGGTGGCGGGGCCGAGGCGCTCGCCGATCACGAGGTCATCGAATACCTGCTCATGCTGGCGATCCCGCGCAAGGATGTGAAGCCGCTGGCCAAAAGCCTGCTTGCGCGGTTCGGCAGCCTGGCCGGCGTGCTCAATGCCGATGCCAAGGCCTTGGCACTGCATCCCGGCATGGGTGAAACCAGCGCGGCGGCGCTGAAGATCGTGGCGCTCGGCGCCCGCCGCCTCGCCCGCGCCGAGCTGTCCGAGGCGCCGGTGCTGGCCAGCTGGCAGACCCTGATCGACTACCTGACGATCGACATGGCGCACCTCACGCATGAGCGGGTGCGGGTGCTCTATCTCGACACCCGCAACAGGCTGATACTCGATCATCTGGAAAGCGAGGGCGCGCTCGATGAGGCGGCGATCCACCCGCGCAATGTGGTCAAGCGAGCGCTTGATGTCGGGGCAGCGGCGCTGATCCTGGTCCACAACCACCCGTCCGGCTCACCCGAGCCGAGCCGCGCAGATATCCAAATCACCAATCGCATCGCCGAAGCCGGGCGGCTACTCGGGATCGTGGTCCATGACCACGTGATCGTCGGCCGTCACGGCCATACCAGTCTGCGCGCCAAGGGACTTGTTTGA
- a CDS encoding intermembrane phospholipid transport protein YdbH family protein, with amino-acid sequence MPTAEDELPENAAEAAPASRTRRRPLILTIVLAVLALGLVALWLQRENLAHRIIGKQLEQYSLPATYKLEKVGPLTQVISGVVVGDPAQPDFTAERVEIHIVPTLGLPTIGSVRLVKPRLYGSYKAGKLSFGSLDKVLFAPGPQRAPGLPDFDLRLEDGRARIDSDYGPIGIKAEGRGNLRKAFAGELAAIAPELRLDGCRLTNVSAFGKVMSDAGVPQFSGPLRLGGARCSDLAIGQLALQAELKAPADLSSLTASGKLAGGPLDWAGQRVARLGGDLALSASATALAARYDLQASDLSGQLAARRLTLAGSARSRGTLGRFEGEGQFGGQGLRPGPALERMLVELEQSAAGTLGAPLLARLRAGLRREGADSRLAAEFTLRRNGDLTSLIVPELELTGTSGQDLLVLSRGQLSLGGRGGLRMTGNLRTGGQGLPRLSGQVERRPGGVIEARLAMAEYRDGDAAVALPQLIVVRRADGGTGLAGRATVSGALPGGRVDGLILPVDGNWSSRRGLALWRGCTPLRFDTLRYASLTLDAKALTLCPAPGRAILTSNAAGTRFAAGVPRLALSGRLGQTPILLNSAAVGFAWPGALVARNVDVALGQISAANRFTIASLTGRLGDVQSGTFAGAEARLAAVPLDILAASGTWRYADGRLSLGEGLFRLEDRQVDDRFRPVIARDATLTLENNRIAAFAALREPQSDRVVTEAIIAHDLTSGRGHADLAVRNLVFDEKLQPDTLTYLALGVIANAEGLVNGAGRIDWTSDGVTSTGRFTTDKFNFAAAFGPVDGVSGTVEFTDLLGLVTAPNQRLKIASINPGIEVFEGELSFQLEPDGLLVVNGAEWPFVDGELHLLPTRLTLGAAEQRRFTLKVVGADAAQFVQQLEMSNMAARGVFDGELPLVFDEDGGRIEGGLLVARAPGGNLSYIGALTYKDMGAMANFAFQSLRSLDFKGMTIGLDGELDGEIFTRLRIDGVTQGEGAKRNFVTREVGRLPIRFNINIRAPFQRLLHSFRSLYDPTYVRDPRELGLVDKDGKPITQPVIPPPLPPDIQPPDSRKVP; translated from the coding sequence ATGCCGACGGCCGAGGACGAACTACCGGAAAATGCGGCGGAAGCTGCCCCGGCGTCCAGAACCCGGCGCCGGCCCCTGATCCTGACAATTGTTCTTGCCGTGCTTGCCCTTGGCCTCGTCGCGCTCTGGCTGCAGCGCGAGAACCTGGCCCACCGAATCATCGGCAAGCAGCTTGAACAGTATAGTCTCCCGGCCACCTATAAGCTGGAGAAGGTAGGGCCGCTAACCCAGGTGATCAGCGGCGTAGTCGTCGGCGATCCAGCTCAGCCGGACTTCACCGCCGAGCGAGTGGAGATCCATATCGTCCCAACATTGGGCCTGCCCACCATCGGCTCGGTCCGGCTCGTCAAGCCACGGCTCTACGGATCTTACAAGGCCGGGAAACTCAGCTTCGGCAGTCTCGACAAGGTGCTGTTCGCGCCTGGCCCCCAACGCGCGCCGGGGCTGCCGGACTTCGACTTGCGGCTGGAAGATGGCCGCGCGCGGATCGACTCCGACTATGGCCCCATAGGGATCAAGGCAGAGGGGCGCGGGAACCTGCGCAAGGCCTTTGCCGGGGAGCTGGCGGCAATCGCGCCCGAATTGCGGCTGGACGGCTGTCGGCTCACGAATGTCAGCGCCTTTGGCAAGGTGATGAGCGATGCCGGCGTGCCGCAGTTCAGCGGTCCGCTGCGGCTGGGCGGGGCCCGGTGCAGCGATCTGGCAATTGGCCAACTGGCACTGCAGGCGGAGCTCAAGGCGCCAGCCGATCTTTCCAGCCTGACCGCCAGTGGCAAACTGGCGGGCGGCCCGCTTGACTGGGCAGGGCAACGGGTCGCCCGGCTCGGCGGAGACCTTGCACTCTCGGCCAGTGCCACGGCGCTAGCGGCAAGATACGACCTGCAGGCGAGCGACCTGAGCGGGCAGCTCGCAGCGCGCAGGCTGACGCTTGCTGGTTCAGCCCGCAGTCGCGGCACACTGGGGCGCTTCGAGGGCGAGGGGCAGTTTGGCGGCCAGGGGCTGCGACCGGGACCGGCACTGGAACGCATGCTTGTCGAGCTGGAGCAGTCCGCCGCAGGAACCTTGGGCGCGCCGCTATTGGCCAGGCTTCGTGCCGGGCTGCGCCGTGAAGGGGCTGACAGCCGGCTCGCTGCTGAGTTCACGCTCCGCCGCAACGGCGATCTGACCAGCCTGATCGTGCCCGAGTTGGAGCTAACCGGCACCAGCGGGCAGGATCTGCTGGTCCTATCGCGCGGGCAACTTTCCTTGGGCGGGCGGGGCGGCCTGCGGATGACCGGCAACCTGCGCACGGGCGGGCAGGGCTTGCCGCGCTTGTCGGGCCAGGTCGAACGTCGACCCGGCGGCGTGATTGAGGCGCGGCTGGCAATGGCGGAATACCGCGACGGCGATGCTGCCGTCGCCTTGCCGCAACTGATCGTGGTCCGCCGCGCCGACGGCGGGACCGGGCTGGCGGGCCGGGCCACAGTTTCCGGCGCGCTGCCGGGGGGCAGGGTTGATGGGCTGATCCTGCCGGTCGACGGCAACTGGTCGTCGCGTCGGGGCCTGGCCCTGTGGCGTGGCTGCACGCCGCTGCGGTTTGACACTTTGCGTTATGCCAGTCTGACGCTTGACGCCAAGGCGCTGACGCTGTGCCCGGCGCCCGGTCGCGCAATCCTGACCAGCAATGCGGCCGGCACCCGCTTCGCCGCCGGGGTCCCACGGCTGGCGCTGTCGGGCCGGCTTGGCCAGACCCCGATCCTGCTCAATTCCGCCGCGGTCGGGTTCGCCTGGCCGGGTGCGCTGGTGGCGCGCAATGTCGATGTTGCGTTAGGCCAGATCAGCGCTGCGAACCGGTTCACCATCGCGTCGCTCACGGGTCGCCTCGGCGATGTCCAGTCAGGCACGTTCGCCGGGGCTGAGGCCCGCCTGGCCGCCGTGCCGCTCGACATTCTCGCTGCCAGTGGAACCTGGCGCTATGCCGATGGCAGGCTCAGCCTGGGCGAGGGACTGTTCCGGCTTGAGGATCGGCAGGTCGATGACCGCTTCCGCCCCGTCATCGCTCGGGACGCCACGCTGACGCTTGAGAACAACCGCATCGCCGCCTTCGCCGCGCTGCGCGAACCTCAGTCCGACCGAGTGGTGACCGAGGCGATCATTGCCCATGACCTTACGAGCGGGCGCGGCCATGCCGATCTCGCGGTTCGCAACTTGGTCTTTGACGAAAAGCTCCAACCCGACACGCTAACCTACCTGGCGCTGGGTGTGATTGCCAATGCCGAGGGCCTGGTCAACGGGGCTGGCCGGATCGACTGGACCAGCGACGGCGTGACCTCGACCGGGCGCTTCACGACCGACAAGTTCAATTTCGCGGCCGCGTTTGGCCCGGTTGACGGGGTCAGCGGCACGGTTGAATTCACCGATCTGCTGGGACTGGTGACCGCGCCCAACCAACGGCTCAAAATCGCCTCGATCAATCCCGGGATCGAGGTTTTCGAAGGCGAGCTGAGTTTCCAGCTGGAACCTGATGGCCTGTTGGTGGTCAATGGCGCCGAATGGCCATTCGTTGATGGCGAGCTGCACCTTTTGCCAACCCGGTTGACGCTGGGCGCTGCCGAACAGCGGCGCTTTACGCTGAAGGTGGTGGGGGCCGATGCCGCCCAGTTCGTCCAGCAGCTTGAAATGTCGAACATGGCGGCTCGAGGAGTCTTCGATGGCGAGCTGCCGCTGGTGTTCGACGAGGATGGCGGGCGGATCGAAGGCGGACTGCTGGTTGCCCGCGCGCCGGGCGGGAACCTGTCTTACATTGGTGCGCTGACCTACAAGGACATGGGCGCGATGGCCAATTTCGCCTTCCAGTCGCTGCGCTCGCTCGATTTCAAGGGCATGACGATCGGGCTCGACGGCGAACTTGATGGCGAAATCTTCACGCGCCTGCGAATTGACGGGGTGACGCAGGGCGAGGGAGCCAAGCGCAACTTCGTCACGCGGGAGGTGGGGCGCTTGCCGATCCGCTTCAACATCAACATCCGCGCGCCGTTCCAGCGGCTGCTGCATTCGTTCCGCTCGCTTTACGACCCGACCTATGTCCGCGATCCGCGCGAGTTGGGGCTGGTTGACAAGGATGGCAAGCCGATAACCCAGCCTGTAATTCCCCCACCGTTACCTCCCGATATTCAGCCCCCAGACAGCAGGAAAGTGCCATGA
- a CDS encoding YnbE family lipoprotein, with the protein MKPQQLTKPVRAATSSAMEQGASRQGRSGLFGMVRTAGMKGLMLISGAMTLAGCISVNAPDKPIVIELNINIKQEVVYRLAADAGNTIKDNPNIF; encoded by the coding sequence ATGAAGCCACAACAATTGACCAAGCCGGTCCGGGCTGCGACAAGTTCCGCGATGGAACAAGGGGCATCACGGCAGGGGCGGTCAGGGCTGTTCGGAATGGTCCGGACTGCCGGAATGAAAGGATTGATGCTGATTAGCGGAGCGATGACGCTGGCGGGCTGCATTTCGGTAAATGCGCCGGACAAGCCGATCGTCATCGAGCTGAATATCAATATCAAGCAGGAGGTTGTCTATCGTCTCGCGGCCGATGCCGGGAACACGATCAAGGACAATCCCAATATCTTCTAA
- a CDS encoding YdbL family protein codes for MIKIAARIERSALAGAGWAALAALALVAPASAQQRDPAYAAARASGQVGEKVDGYLGFPSAPSAEVRRLADDINIKRKAVYAERAQANGATIEEYAFSAGCQAIARTVAGEKYQAPDGSWQTRTAAAPLRDPRCP; via the coding sequence ATGATCAAGATTGCAGCCCGTATCGAACGCAGCGCCCTGGCCGGGGCGGGCTGGGCCGCGCTTGCCGCACTGGCGCTGGTCGCGCCCGCTTCTGCACAGCAGCGCGACCCGGCCTATGCCGCGGCACGCGCCAGCGGCCAGGTGGGTGAGAAGGTCGATGGCTATCTTGGCTTCCCCAGCGCGCCAAGCGCAGAAGTGCGCCGCTTGGCCGACGATATCAACATCAAGCGCAAGGCCGTCTATGCCGAGCGCGCTCAGGCTAACGGCGCCACGATCGAGGAATATGCCTTCTCGGCCGGCTGCCAGGCGATTGCTCGCACCGTCGCGGGTGAAAAGTACCAGGCACCGGACGGATCCTGGCAGACCCGTACCGCTGCAGCGCCCTTGCGCGACCCCCGCTGTCCCTGA
- a CDS encoding AtpZ/AtpI family protein, protein MNDEPPARDPIGEDARVNALEARLKAAREREEQRNKPGLGTETDANYRLGNRVLAELIGGIGGGAFIGWVIDQFAGTTPWGLLAVMSLGIFVAFRNIIRISSRRPD, encoded by the coding sequence ATGAACGACGAGCCACCTGCCCGAGACCCCATTGGTGAAGATGCGCGGGTCAACGCGCTCGAAGCGCGGCTCAAGGCTGCACGCGAGCGGGAAGAGCAGCGCAACAAGCCAGGTCTGGGCACGGAAACCGATGCGAATTATCGCCTTGGCAACCGTGTCCTGGCTGAGTTGATCGGGGGAATCGGTGGCGGTGCGTTTATCGGCTGGGTCATTGACCAGTTTGCCGGAACCACCCCCTGGGGTCTGTTGGCGGTGATGTCCCTCGGGATCTTCGTCGCCTTCAGGAACATCATCCGGATTTCGTCCCGGCGCCCTGATTGA
- a CDS encoding F0F1 ATP synthase subunit A — MAEAAKVDPMHQFTIEPMFGTDHWQIAGYNIAFTNSSLWMAIAAVALLIFVAGGMKRELVPGRWQMAVEGFTGFIDNLLAANIGPAGKKYVPYIFSLFMFILFANILGLMPLGLVGVHPFTFTSHFTATGVLAVMSFAIVLIVGFWKHKLHFFSLFVPHGTPLVMIPLIFAIELVSFLVRPFSLGLRLFVAMMAGHVLLEVLSGFVINGVNAGLGIGPVVSILSFALMIAICALEILVAGIQAYVFALLTSLYLNDAENLH; from the coding sequence GTGGCCGAAGCGGCTAAAGTCGATCCGATGCACCAGTTCACGATCGAGCCGATGTTCGGCACCGATCACTGGCAGATCGCGGGCTACAATATTGCCTTCACCAATTCCTCGCTGTGGATGGCGATCGCGGCCGTTGCGCTGCTGATCTTCGTCGCCGGCGGGATGAAGCGGGAGCTGGTTCCCGGCCGCTGGCAGATGGCGGTCGAAGGCTTCACCGGCTTCATCGACAACCTGCTGGCCGCCAATATCGGCCCGGCCGGCAAGAAGTATGTGCCCTACATCTTCTCGCTGTTCATGTTCATCCTGTTTGCCAACATCCTCGGCCTGATGCCGCTGGGCCTGGTTGGCGTGCACCCCTTCACCTTCACCAGCCATTTCACCGCCACCGGCGTGCTGGCGGTGATGAGCTTCGCGATCGTGTTGATCGTCGGCTTCTGGAAGCACAAGCTGCACTTTTTCTCGCTGTTCGTGCCGCATGGCACCCCGCTGGTAATGATCCCGCTGATCTTCGCGATCGAGCTGGTATCCTTCCTGGTGCGGCCCTTCAGCCTCGGCCTGCGACTGTTTGTGGCCATGATGGCTGGGCACGTGTTGCTGGAAGTGCTGTCGGGCTTCGTGATCAACGGTGTCAATGCCGGCCTCGGCATCGGCCCGGTGGTCTCGATCCTCAGCTTCGCGCTGATGATCGCGATCTGCGCCCTGGAAATCCTGGTTGCCGGGATCCAGGCCTACGTCTTTGCGCTGTTGACTTCGCTGTATCTCAACGACGCCGAAAACCTTCACTAA
- a CDS encoding F0F1 ATP synthase subunit C: protein MEPASAKLIGAGLAAIGAGMAAIGVGNVFGSFLESALRNPGAADGQQGRLFIGFAAAELLGLLSFVVAMILIFVA, encoded by the coding sequence ATGGAACCTGCAAGCGCCAAGCTGATCGGTGCTGGTCTCGCTGCCATCGGCGCCGGCATGGCCGCCATCGGCGTGGGCAACGTCTTTGGTTCGTTCCTGGAAAGCGCGCTGCGCAACCCGGGCGCGGCTGACGGCCAGCAGGGCCGCCTGTTCATCGGCTTCGCCGCCGCGGAACTTCTGGGCCTGCTTTCGTTCGTCGTCGCGATGATCCTGATCTTCGTCGCCTAA
- a CDS encoding ATPase, with protein sequence MPQIAQLAETWSSQIFWMLIFFGFIFFVIGRGMVPKVMATVETRDRQIASDLAAAEAARAAADAEEEAWRAQANRQRAEAQALIAKAKLEAAKASETRLAKANAKLDTKLAEAEAAIAAARSGALKEIEKVAAEAAGDIVARVAGGLKVDAKAATAAVKEALNG encoded by the coding sequence ATGCCTCAAATCGCGCAACTTGCCGAAACCTGGTCCAGCCAGATCTTCTGGATGCTGATCTTCTTCGGCTTCATCTTCTTCGTCATTGGCCGGGGCATGGTCCCCAAGGTCATGGCGACCGTCGAGACGCGTGACCGGCAGATCGCCAGCGATCTGGCCGCGGCCGAAGCTGCCCGCGCGGCAGCCGATGCCGAGGAAGAGGCCTGGCGCGCCCAGGCCAACCGCCAGCGTGCCGAAGCCCAGGCCTTGATCGCCAAGGCCAAGCTCGAAGCGGCCAAGGCCAGCGAAACCCGTCTGGCCAAGGCCAATGCCAAGCTGGATACCAAGCTGGCCGAAGCCGAAGCTGCGATTGCCGCTGCGCGCAGCGGTGCCTTGAAGGAAATCGAAAAGGTCGCCGCCGAAGCTGCCGGGGATATCGTTGCCCGCGTGGCTGGCGGCCTTAAGGTCGATGCCAAGGCCGCCACGGCTGCGGTGAAGGAAGCGCTCAATGGCTAA
- a CDS encoding NADPH:quinone oxidoreductase family protein — protein MQALQIQTLSTDLSGCALVDLPIPKREPGEVLVKVHAASLNFPDLLMTRGEYQFKPEVPFIAGLEFAGEVVDADPDSGFKPGDGVYGGNKTGAFAEYAVVPARALSAMPSGIGMVSAAALGAAYGTAYTALVEIGALKAGQWVLVHGASGGVGLAAVELAKRLGAHVIATTGSPAKLAALRAACDAEAVILAEGRFREQVAELTGGRLCDLVYDPVGGDVFDESTRCVAFGGKLLVIGFASGRIAEISTNIPLIKGFSVVGVRAGEYARRFPERGKAIREAVATLAADGRLNPHIDRILPLSRWEEAYAAMATRGIVGKVVLEPGK, from the coding sequence ATGCAGGCGCTCCAGATTCAGACGCTTTCGACCGACCTATCTGGCTGTGCGCTGGTCGATCTGCCCATTCCGAAGCGCGAGCCGGGCGAGGTGCTGGTCAAGGTCCACGCCGCCTCGCTCAATTTCCCTGACCTGCTGATGACGCGCGGGGAATACCAGTTCAAACCGGAAGTGCCGTTCATCGCTGGCCTCGAATTTGCGGGCGAGGTGGTCGACGCTGATCCCGACAGCGGCTTCAAACCCGGCGACGGGGTCTATGGCGGCAACAAGACCGGTGCCTTTGCCGAATATGCGGTGGTGCCGGCCCGCGCGCTCTCGGCCATGCCGTCGGGGATTGGCATGGTCTCCGCCGCCGCCCTCGGCGCGGCCTATGGCACGGCCTATACCGCCCTCGTCGAAATCGGCGCACTGAAGGCCGGGCAATGGGTGCTGGTCCACGGTGCCAGCGGCGGCGTGGGCCTGGCCGCAGTGGAGCTGGCCAAGCGGCTGGGTGCCCATGTCATTGCCACTACCGGCTCGCCTGCCAAGCTCGCCGCCCTGCGCGCAGCCTGCGATGCCGAGGCCGTGATCCTGGCCGAGGGCCGGTTCCGCGAGCAGGTGGCCGAACTGACCGGCGGGCGCCTGTGCGATCTGGTCTATGATCCGGTCGGCGGTGACGTGTTCGATGAGAGCACCCGCTGCGTCGCCTTTGGCGGCAAGCTGCTGGTGATCGGCTTTGCCAGTGGCCGAATTGCCGAAATCTCGACCAATATCCCGCTGATCAAAGGCTTCTCGGTGGTCGGCGTGCGCGCGGGTGAATATGCCCGCCGCTTTCCCGAGCGCGGCAAGGCCATCCGCGAGGCCGTGGCGACACTTGCCGCCGATGGCCGGCTCAATCCGCACATCGACCGGATCCTGCCGCTCAGCCGCTGGGAAGAGGCCTATGCAGCGATGGCGACGCGCGGGATAGTCGGCAAGGTCGTGCTCGAACCCGGCAAATGA
- the gloB gene encoding hydroxyacylglutathione hydrolase, producing the protein MLEIHQFACLSDNYGYLLHDPDSGETTCIDTPDADAYLREAGRKGWQITHIWNTHWHPDHAGGNAAIKAATGCTVIAPAEVERIAAPDQVVTHGSKVTLGAYTAEVIDVSGHTNGHIAFHLAEAGAAFVGDAVFALGCGRMFEGQPDQFWASLSRIKALPPETLLYCAHEYTASNARFALHADPDNAALQDYAAQIEKARAAGKPTVPTPLSRELATNPFLRADDPALAARWGGGDAVSTFAALRAAKDTF; encoded by the coding sequence ATGCTCGAAATTCATCAGTTCGCCTGCCTGTCCGACAACTATGGTTACCTGCTCCACGATCCGGACAGCGGGGAAACCACCTGCATCGATACCCCTGATGCCGATGCCTATCTGCGCGAAGCCGGGCGCAAAGGCTGGCAGATCACCCATATCTGGAACACGCACTGGCACCCGGATCATGCCGGCGGAAACGCCGCGATCAAGGCGGCGACGGGTTGCACTGTGATCGCACCCGCGGAAGTTGAGCGGATCGCTGCGCCGGACCAAGTGGTGACGCATGGCAGCAAGGTGACCCTGGGTGCCTATACTGCCGAGGTGATCGACGTATCAGGCCATACCAACGGCCATATCGCCTTCCATCTCGCCGAAGCTGGCGCTGCCTTCGTTGGCGATGCCGTCTTTGCGCTGGGCTGCGGGCGGATGTTCGAAGGCCAGCCGGACCAGTTCTGGGCCAGCCTCTCGCGGATCAAGGCGCTGCCGCCGGAAACCCTGCTCTACTGCGCGCACGAATACACGGCATCGAATGCCCGCTTCGCCCTCCATGCCGATCCGGACAATGCTGCACTGCAGGACTACGCCGCCCAGATCGAGAAGGCGCGCGCGGCCGGCAAGCCAACGGTGCCGACGCCGCTATCGCGTGAGCTGGCCACCAATCCATTCCTGCGGGCCGACGATCCCGCTTTGGCAGCCCGTTGGGGCGGCGGCGATGCCGTGTCCACCTTTGCCGCGCTGCGTGCCGCCAAGGACACCTTCTGA
- the rpsA gene encoding 30S ribosomal protein S1, with amino-acid sequence MASAANPTRDDFAALLDESLGGAADGGFEGRVVKGTITAIEGDKAVIDVGLKSEGRVPLKEFAMPGQPHGLKVGDEVEVFVDRVENADGDAMLSRDRARREAAWDKLEEEFGEGKRVEGVIFGRVKGGFTVDLNGAVAFLPGSQVDIRPVRDVQPLMDVPQPFQILKMDRRRGNIVVSRRAVLEETRAEQRSGLIMNLAEGQIIDGVVKNITDYGAFVDLGGIDGLLHVTDMSYKRVNHPNEVINIGDTVKVQIIRINQDTQRISLGMKQLESDPWEGVAAKYPVGAKLRGTVTNITEYGAFVELEAGIEGLVHVSEMSWTKKNVHPGKIVSTSQEVDVLVLEVDSDKRRISLGLKQAQQNPWEAFAEKHPVGSTVEGEVKNATEFGLFIGLDGDVDGMVHMSDIAWGISGEDALALHRKGEQVSAIVLDVDVEKERISLGMKQLEKGAPAAGVAAASSGLKKNEVVTVTVLEVRDGGLEVQAGEDGATGFIKRSDLGRDRDEQRTDRFQVGQKLDAMVIGFDRSKKPNFSVKARQLHEEKEAVEQYGSSDAGASLGDILGAALKAKKD; translated from the coding sequence ATGGCTTCTGCAGCCAACCCCACGCGCGACGATTTTGCCGCGCTGCTCGACGAATCCCTCGGTGGCGCCGCTGATGGCGGCTTTGAAGGCCGGGTCGTCAAGGGCACCATTACCGCGATCGAAGGCGACAAGGCCGTGATCGACGTCGGCCTCAAGAGCGAAGGCCGCGTTCCCCTCAAGGAATTCGCCATGCCGGGCCAGCCGCATGGCCTCAAGGTCGGTGACGAAGTCGAAGTCTTCGTTGACCGCGTCGAAAACGCCGATGGCGATGCCATGCTCAGCCGCGACCGCGCCCGCCGCGAAGCCGCCTGGGACAAGCTCGAAGAAGAATTCGGTGAAGGCAAGCGCGTCGAAGGTGTGATCTTCGGCCGCGTCAAGGGCGGCTTCACGGTCGACCTCAACGGCGCCGTTGCCTTCCTCCCCGGCAGCCAAGTCGATATCCGCCCCGTGCGCGACGTGCAGCCGCTGATGGACGTGCCGCAGCCGTTCCAGATCCTGAAGATGGACCGCCGCCGCGGCAACATCGTCGTTTCGCGCCGCGCCGTGCTGGAAGAAACCCGCGCCGAACAGCGTTCGGGCCTGATCATGAACCTGGCCGAAGGCCAGATCATCGACGGCGTCGTGAAGAACATCACCGATTACGGTGCCTTCGTCGACCTCGGCGGCATCGACGGCCTGCTCCATGTCACCGACATGAGCTACAAGCGCGTCAACCATCCGAACGAAGTCATCAATATCGGTGACACCGTGAAGGTGCAGATCATCCGCATCAACCAGGATACCCAGCGCATCAGCCTGGGCATGAAGCAGCTGGAAAGCGATCCGTGGGAAGGCGTTGCCGCCAAGTACCCGGTTGGCGCCAAGCTGCGCGGGACCGTCACCAACATCACCGAATACGGCGCTTTCGTGGAGCTGGAAGCCGGAATCGAAGGCCTGGTCCACGTTTCGGAAATGTCCTGGACCAAGAAGAACGTCCACCCCGGCAAGATCGTCTCGACCTCGCAGGAAGTCGACGTGCTGGTGCTGGAAGTCGACAGCGACAAGCGCCGCATCAGCCTGGGCCTCAAGCAGGCCCAGCAGAACCCCTGGGAAGCCTTCGCCGAGAAGCACCCGGTCGGTTCGACCGTGGAAGGCGAAGTCAAGAACGCGACCGAGTTCGGCCTGTTCATCGGCCTCGATGGCGACGTCGACGGCATGGTCCACATGTCGGACATCGCCTGGGGCATCTCGGGCGAAGACGCGCTGGCCCTGCACCGCAAGGGCGAGCAGGTTTCGGCCATCGTGCTCGACGTCGATGTGGAGAAGGAGCGCATCTCGCTCGGCATGAAGCAGCTTGAAAAGGGCGCTCCGGCCGCTGGCGTGGCTGCTGCCTCTTCGGGCCTGAAGAAGAACGAAGTCGTCACCGTCACTGTCCTCGAAGTCCGCGATGGCGGCCTCGAAGTGCAGGCCGGCGAAGATGGCGCCACCGGCTTCATCAAGCGTTCGGACCTGGGCCGCGACCGCGACGAGCAGCGGACCGACCGCTTCCAGGTTGGCCAGAAGCTCGACGCCATGGTGATCGGTTTCGATCGTTCGAAGAAGCCGAACTTCTCGGTCAAGGCACGTCAGCTGCACGAAGAAAAGGAAGCCGTGGAACAGTACGGTTCCTCGGATGCCGGCGCTTCGCTGGGCGACATCCTGGGCGCCGCGCTGAAGGCCAAGAAGGACTAA